Part of the Planctomycetota bacterium genome is shown below.
GCTCATGCAGGATCGTCGGCTCGTCGACGAGAACCAGGAATTCACCGGCCAGACCGTCGTGCAGAAGCTGTTCAACGACGTTGCTCCGAAGTTTTCCGACCGCAACGGCGGTTACACCCGCATCGTCCGCTTGGGAACCTACCGCATCGGCGATGCCGGCGACTGGGTGATGATCTCGCTGGTCGACGACGAGCTGGGCGGCACCGAGAAGCCGACCGGCACCGTCAGGAAGTCCGCGGGCCATCGCAAGGCCCGCAACGAGCGTCGCTTCCAGTTCGCCAAGACCCGCGGCGGCAAAGCCCCGCAACGCCAGACCGTGCCCGCCGGGCCGGAAGCCGCCGAAGAAGAAGCCGCAACCGAAGAGGCGTAAGTCCGGCGACATAGCCCCCAAAAGTGAGCGGCGATGAGGCCCGGAAGCGGGCTTCATCGCCGTTTTTCAATGTTTGAGCCGGATTTACGTGCTATGCTGCGTTTAATCTCTGAGCGAGTTGTGCAACTTCGGGGCCAGCGAGACCTACCGCTAATAGCACATGCAGCCGACCTGTTGGTCGGATAATAATTGCCTCCGCGTCACTGTTGGCGTAAACCTTGCTTCCCAGCTGCTCACGCCGCGCAATAGTTGAGCGAACCCCATGTCTGTTCTCTGGTACGAACTCACCAATGATCTCACCGTCGGCAGCGCGCTGCTGTTGGCGATTTACGTCGTCACCTTGTGCGTCATTGCCGCTTATGGGGCACACCGGTACGCGCTGACCTGGCTCTACTGGAAGCACCGCGACGTTCGCCACACCCCGGCCGAGCCGTTTACGCAGTTGCCGCGGATGACCGTGCAACTGCCGATGTTCAATGAGGGGCTGGTCAGCGAGCGGGTCATCGACGCCGCGTGCAACCTCGACTACCCGCGTGAGTTACTCGAGGTCCAGGTGCTCGACGACAGCACCGACGGTTCCGAACAGATCAGCCAGGCCGCCGTGGACCGTTGGAAAGCCCAGGGCGTTGACATCAGTCTCCTGCATCGCACCGACCGGACTGGCTACAAAGCCGGCGCGCTCGCCGAGGGCATGAA
Proteins encoded:
- the rplQ gene encoding 50S ribosomal protein L17; translation: MRHNRKGRQLSRDTEHRVAMRRNQAQSLFEHGSIKTTLPKAKELRGFVDKLISLAKKGDLHSRRRVISLMQDRRLVDENQEFTGQTVVQKLFNDVAPKFSDRNGGYTRIVRLGTYRIGDAGDWVMISLVDDELGGTEKPTGTVRKSAGHRKARNERRFQFAKTRGGKAPQRQTVPAGPEAAEEEAATEEA
- a CDS encoding glycosyltransferase, with product MSVLWYELTNDLTVGSALLLAIYVVTLCVIAAYGAHRYALTWLYWKHRDVRHTPAEPFTQLPRMTVQLPMFNEGLVSERVIDAACNLDYPRELLEVQVLDDSTDGSEQISQAAVDRWKAQGVDISLLHRTDRTGYKAGALAEGMKTATGEFIAIFDADFVPKPDLLRNVVDHFSDDKIGMVQVRWDHLNRDASMLTKSQAIFLDGHFVIEHTARNRSGAWMHFNGTAGVWRKACIDDAGGWQHDTLTEDMDLS